A window from Atribacterota bacterium encodes these proteins:
- the leuS gene encoding leucine--tRNA ligase, producing the protein MKEKYDFRKIEQKWQQYWYSQGLFQSNIESGNKKYYVLEMFPYPSGEPHMGHVKNYVIGDVVARYKRNRGFNILHPMGWDSFGLPAENAAIKHQIHPAIWTQENIKKMKNTLLSMGISYDWRRELSTCSPEYYKWTQWMFLQLYKNGLAYKKKAVVNWCPSCATVLANEQVVNGKCERCGAEVTKKELSQWFFKITHYAQQLLDDMNLLEEWPERVLMMQKNWIGKSDGAQVKFSIMGTNQTFSVFTTRPDTLYGVTFFVLSPEHPIVDKLVKGTEYEEKVRKFKEEFFRENITEKNITLTEKRGCFTGQYVINPLNQDKVPIWLANYVLMEYGTGMVMGVPAHDQRDFEFARKYNLPVRVVIQPENSHLLDNSIQEAFDQEGIMINSGRFNGLPSHKGREMIIKYLEEKGFGKREINYRLRDWLISRQRYWGAPIPIVYCPKCGMIPVPEKDLPVYLPDDVDFKPTGLSPLLSSKQFLNTTCPQCGQDASRDTDTMDTFVCSSWYYLRFCSPHLDDRPFDENELHYWMPVDQYIGGVEHAILHLLYSRFFVKALYDMGYLKFKEPFKRLFTQGMVCKDGAAMSKSKGNVVTPGNIFNQYGVDSTRLMILFAGPPELDMDWSEKGIEGASRFLNRIWRIVHQYRKLFQEEGLPKRIVENTVSKEFKKLERKTHQTIKKVTEDIEERFHFNTAISAIMELVNELYGLKVKLTQINESEKAILKATIEITIKLLGPIVPHFCEELWHEIGNERSIYFESWPQFNSQLIKEEQILIIIQINGKLRDKIKVPTDSSDEMIRKTVLELPKIKKWIKGKNIDKIINIHGKLVNIVIH; encoded by the coding sequence ATGAAAGAGAAATATGATTTTAGGAAAATAGAACAAAAGTGGCAACAATATTGGTATAGTCAGGGATTATTTCAAAGCAATATAGAATCTGGTAATAAAAAATATTATGTACTGGAAATGTTTCCTTACCCATCCGGTGAGCCACATATGGGACATGTTAAGAATTATGTTATCGGAGATGTGGTAGCGCGTTATAAACGCAATAGAGGTTTCAATATATTGCACCCTATGGGTTGGGATTCATTTGGCTTACCTGCCGAGAATGCTGCTATCAAACATCAGATTCATCCAGCTATATGGACGCAGGAAAATATAAAAAAGATGAAGAATACCCTTTTATCAATGGGAATAAGCTATGACTGGAGACGCGAGCTTTCTACTTGCAGCCCTGAATACTATAAATGGACTCAGTGGATGTTTTTACAACTTTATAAAAATGGCCTTGCTTATAAGAAGAAAGCGGTAGTTAATTGGTGTCCTTCCTGTGCCACAGTATTGGCAAACGAACAGGTTGTTAATGGAAAATGTGAGAGATGTGGAGCAGAAGTAACAAAAAAAGAACTATCGCAGTGGTTCTTCAAGATTACCCATTATGCTCAACAACTTTTAGATGATATGAATCTTTTAGAAGAATGGCCTGAGCGAGTATTAATGATGCAAAAAAATTGGATTGGTAAAAGCGATGGAGCACAGGTAAAATTTAGTATTATGGGTACAAATCAAACCTTTTCTGTCTTTACTACCAGACCGGATACTCTTTATGGAGTTACCTTTTTTGTTCTTTCCCCCGAGCATCCTATAGTAGATAAGCTGGTTAAGGGTACAGAGTATGAGGAAAAAGTGAGAAAATTTAAAGAGGAATTCTTTAGGGAAAATATTACTGAGAAGAATATTACCCTAACTGAAAAGAGAGGATGTTTTACCGGTCAATATGTTATAAATCCTTTAAATCAGGACAAAGTTCCAATCTGGTTGGCAAATTATGTACTGATGGAATATGGTACCGGAATGGTTATGGGAGTACCAGCACATGATCAGAGAGATTTTGAATTTGCTCGAAAATATAATCTGCCAGTAAGGGTAGTTATTCAACCTGAGAATTCTCACCTTTTAGATAATAGTATCCAGGAAGCCTTTGATCAAGAAGGTATAATGATTAATTCAGGAAGATTTAATGGTTTGCCCAGCCATAAAGGGAGAGAAATGATAATAAAATACCTTGAAGAGAAAGGATTCGGAAAAAGAGAGATTAATTATCGCTTAAGGGATTGGTTGATTTCCAGGCAGCGTTACTGGGGTGCACCTATACCAATTGTTTATTGTCCTAAATGCGGAATGATTCCTGTACCAGAAAAGGACTTACCGGTATATTTACCTGATGATGTTGATTTTAAACCAACTGGATTATCACCATTACTTTCCAGTAAGCAATTTTTAAATACTACCTGTCCTCAATGTGGTCAAGATGCCAGTAGAGATACCGATACTATGGATACTTTTGTCTGTTCTTCCTGGTATTACCTTCGCTTTTGTTCTCCCCATCTGGATGATAGACCATTTGATGAAAATGAACTACATTACTGGATGCCGGTAGATCAATATATAGGTGGGGTGGAACATGCTATTTTACACCTTTTATATTCCCGATTTTTTGTAAAGGCTTTATACGATATGGGTTATCTAAAATTTAAAGAACCTTTCAAGAGGCTTTTTACCCAGGGAATGGTCTGTAAAGATGGAGCAGCAATGTCTAAATCAAAAGGAAATGTAGTTACCCCTGGCAATATTTTTAATCAATATGGTGTTGATTCAACCAGACTAATGATTCTCTTTGCCGGTCCCCCTGAACTCGATATGGATTGGAGTGAAAAGGGTATTGAAGGAGCTTCTCGTTTCTTAAACCGGATTTGGCGAATAGTTCATCAATATCGAAAATTATTTCAGGAAGAAGGCTTGCCTAAAAGGATAGTTGAAAATACAGTGAGCAAGGAATTTAAAAAATTGGAAAGGAAAACACATCAAACCATAAAAAAAGTAACAGAGGATATTGAAGAAAGATTTCATTTTAACACGGCAATAAGCGCCATCATGGAGTTAGTTAATGAGCTATATGGTCTAAAGGTAAAATTAACCCAAATAAATGAATCAGAAAAAGCAATCTTGAAAGCAACAATTGAGATCACTATTAAATTGCTCGGTCCTATAGTTCCTCATTTTTGTGAAGAATTATGGCATGAAATTGGAAATGAACGAAGTATTTATTTCGAAAGCTGGCCTCAATTTAATAGCCAACTAATTAAAGAAGAACAGATATTAATTATTATACAAATAAATGGTAAGCTACGTGATAAAATTAAAGTCCCTACTGACAGTTCTGATGAGATGATAAGAAAGACCGTACTAGAATTGCCAAAAATTAAAAAGTGGATTAAAGGTAAAAATATTGATAAGATTATAAATATACACGGTAAGCTGGTAAATATTGTAATTCATTAA
- the rplT gene encoding 50S ribosomal protein L20: MPRVSSSVASRNRRKKILKSAKGYWGGKSKLLRSAKDAVRKSLSYAYRDRRARKRDFRRLWITRIGIAAKKEGISYSQFTNGLKKANIQINRKMLAEIAVHHYEGFSQLVKLSTAESK; this comes from the coding sequence ATGCCAAGAGTAAGTAGTAGTGTTGCTTCGAGAAATAGAAGAAAAAAGATTCTTAAGTCTGCTAAAGGATACTGGGGTGGCAAGAGCAAGTTATTACGTTCAGCCAAAGATGCAGTTAGAAAGTCTTTATCTTATGCTTATCGTGATAGAAGAGCTCGAAAGAGAGATTTTCGGCGTCTCTGGATTACCCGTATTGGTATTGCTGCTAAAAAGGAAGGCATTTCCTATAGTCAATTTACGAATGGACTTAAGAAAGCTAACATACAAATAAATCGAAAAATGTTAGCAGAAATAGCTGTTCATCATTATGAAGGTTTTAGCCAGCTGGTAAAACTATCAACAGCGGAGAGCAAATAA
- the rpmI gene encoding 50S ribosomal protein L35 produces MPKMKTHRGAAKRFKITESGKIKRSKAYKSHILTKKSAKRKRQLAKSTVVDQSDSKRIKHLLPYL; encoded by the coding sequence ATGCCAAAAATGAAAACACATCGTGGAGCTGCAAAACGTTTTAAAATAACAGAATCAGGGAAAATCAAACGTTCTAAAGCTTATAAAAGTCATATATTGACCAAAAAATCAGCTAAGAGAAAGAGACAATTAGCTAAGTCGACCGTAGTTGATCAAAGTGATAGTAAAAGAATAAAACATTTATTGCCTTATTTATAA
- the ssb gene encoding single-stranded DNA-binding protein: MASFGDLNCFVGIGRLTRDPELRYTPSGRAVCRFGLAINRSYKNQEGTNVEDTLFINISVWGKQAEYCSQFLKKGRRIAVNGELRSNSWQDREGNKRITFEISARTIQFLDYLKDLDSTTDDKYPKAGAYKEEDSGEENAEEENSLVDEDSNEEDIPF; encoded by the coding sequence ATGGCTTCTTTTGGTGATTTAAATTGCTTTGTTGGTATCGGTCGTCTAACCAGAGATCCTGAATTAAGGTATACACCTTCTGGAAGAGCAGTTTGTAGATTTGGTCTGGCAATTAATCGCAGTTATAAAAATCAAGAAGGAACTAATGTAGAAGACACTCTGTTTATCAACATATCAGTCTGGGGCAAACAGGCAGAATATTGTTCTCAATTTTTAAAAAAGGGAAGAAGAATTGCTGTTAATGGAGAATTAAGGTCTAATAGTTGGCAGGATAGAGAAGGGAATAAGAGGATTACTTTTGAGATTAGTGCCAGAACTATTCAATTTTTAGACTATCTGAAGGATCTTGATAGTACAACTGATGATAAATATCCCAAGGCAGGAGCGTACAAGGAAGAGGATTCAGGTGAAGAGAATGCAGAAGAAGAAAATAGCTTGGTTGATGAAGATTCTAATGAAGAAGATATTCCCTTCTAA
- the fusA gene encoding elongation factor G codes for MTKYDVDKVRIFALVGHGDAGKTSLTEAMLYDANMTTRLGKIEQGNTVTDYDTKEVKRGITINSSLAYLNWKDSTFNIIDTPGYLDFIIDTKSSLRVVDCSIIVVCGVSGVEVQTEKVWDYSEEFQLPRIFFINKLDRERADFSRVSEMIRENFGQNAVPIQLPIGVEENFQGLVDLLKMKAYYFQADKDGKNQIEEKDIPDDLKAKANEFRQKMIEAVAEFDDEILMKYLDGEELTKEEILTCLKGAIMKRKVFPVLCGSATKNIGIELLLDFIKDYFPNPIELPDILVKNLKEQKDIQLKRAVGDAPFAALVFKTVTDPYVGNLTYFRVFSGELNSDSSIYNASQDIENKVGKIFRMQGKEQTPITIVSAGGIGAIAKLKKTNTGDTLCDKEFPIEFKKIEYPEPIMKFAIFPKSKGDEDKLSIAINRIQEEEPTIRIYRDEDTGETIIAGMGESHLDVVIETMETKFGVEIEKSIPKVGYKETIRKKVQAEGKYKKQSGGRGQYGHCFVEFEPIERGKGFEFVDKIVGGVIPKQYRPAVEKGIVEAMRKGVVAGYPTVDIRATLYDGSYHTVDSSEMAFKVAGSLAFKKGVTMADPIILEPIYDLEVIVPKEYMGDIIGDLNSKRGRIMGMDEAGKGKQIIKAQVPQAEMFRYSIDLRSITQGRGIFTMKFSHYEEVPPQIAQEIIDKAKKEIESES; via the coding sequence GTGACTAAATATGATGTGGATAAGGTAAGAATATTTGCCCTTGTTGGACATGGTGATGCTGGGAAAACCTCTCTTACTGAAGCGATGCTTTACGATGCTAATATGACTACCCGTTTAGGAAAAATTGAACAGGGTAATACCGTTACTGATTATGATACCAAAGAGGTTAAAAGAGGTATTACCATAAATTCTTCTTTAGCTTATTTGAACTGGAAGGATTCAACCTTTAATATTATTGATACACCTGGTTATCTCGATTTCATTATTGATACTAAATCAAGTTTAAGAGTAGTAGATTGCTCAATTATTGTGGTTTGTGGTGTATCCGGAGTGGAAGTACAAACCGAAAAGGTATGGGATTATTCTGAGGAATTTCAGCTTCCCAGAATATTTTTTATTAATAAATTGGATAGGGAAAGAGCTGATTTCAGTCGTGTTAGTGAGATGATTAGAGAAAACTTTGGACAAAATGCCGTGCCAATCCAATTACCAATAGGAGTAGAGGAAAACTTCCAAGGCTTAGTTGATTTATTAAAAATGAAGGCTTATTATTTTCAAGCAGATAAGGATGGTAAGAATCAGATTGAAGAGAAGGATATACCGGATGATTTAAAGGCAAAAGCTAATGAATTTAGGCAGAAGATGATTGAAGCAGTTGCTGAATTTGATGACGAAATTCTTATGAAATACCTCGACGGGGAGGAATTAACTAAAGAAGAAATATTAACCTGTCTAAAAGGTGCTATAATGAAAAGAAAAGTATTTCCGGTATTATGTGGTTCAGCAACTAAAAATATTGGTATTGAATTACTACTTGATTTTATAAAGGATTATTTCCCCAATCCGATTGAATTACCTGATATTTTGGTAAAGAATCTGAAAGAACAAAAGGATATTCAATTAAAAAGAGCAGTAGGCGATGCACCATTTGCTGCTTTAGTATTTAAAACTGTTACTGATCCATATGTAGGAAACCTGACTTATTTTAGAGTTTTTTCAGGTGAACTGAACTCTGATTCCAGCATTTACAATGCATCTCAAGATATTGAAAATAAGGTGGGGAAAATATTCCGTATGCAGGGAAAGGAACAAACTCCAATTACTATAGTTTCTGCTGGAGGTATAGGGGCAATTGCCAAATTAAAGAAAACTAATACTGGTGACACTTTATGTGATAAAGAATTTCCCATTGAATTTAAAAAAATAGAATACCCCGAACCAATTATGAAATTTGCGATATTTCCAAAGAGTAAAGGAGATGAAGATAAACTAAGTATTGCCATAAACAGGATACAGGAAGAAGAACCAACTATCCGGATTTATAGGGATGAAGATACCGGAGAAACAATTATCGCCGGGATGGGAGAATCCCACCTCGATGTAGTTATAGAAACTATGGAGACAAAGTTTGGAGTAGAAATCGAAAAAAGTATCCCTAAAGTTGGTTATAAGGAGACTATTCGAAAGAAAGTACAGGCAGAAGGAAAATATAAGAAACAATCAGGTGGCCGTGGTCAATATGGGCATTGTTTTGTAGAGTTTGAGCCAATAGAACGGGGTAAAGGTTTTGAATTTGTTGATAAAATTGTTGGTGGAGTTATTCCAAAACAGTATCGTCCGGCAGTAGAAAAAGGGATTGTTGAAGCTATGAGAAAAGGTGTTGTAGCTGGTTATCCAACTGTTGACATTAGGGCAACCTTATATGATGGAAGTTATCATACTGTTGACTCCTCTGAAATGGCATTTAAGGTAGCAGGATCTCTGGCTTTTAAAAAAGGGGTCACAATGGCTGATCCAATAATATTAGAACCCATTTATGATCTGGAAGTAATAGTGCCTAAAGAATATATGGGAGATATTATTGGAGATTTAAATAGTAAAAGAGGTAGAATAATGGGTATGGATGAAGCAGGAAAAGGTAAACAGATTATTAAAGCCCAGGTACCTCAGGCTGAAATGTTTAGGTATTCCATTGATTTACGTTCTATTACTCAGGGGAGAGGAATATTTACCATGAAGTTTTCCCATTACGAGGAAGTCCCTCCTCAAATTGCTCAGGAAATTATAGACAAAGCAAAGAAGGAAATTGAATCTGAGTCATAA
- a CDS encoding sugar phosphate isomerase/epimerase, translating to MNLDFGISTMVYYQKPIEKLLPHLIKSKIDTIEIRPRQNHFQPQEISELLKLKKRLDQKRIIVKAIHMPMNGVDVSHPQEYERIKSVREVEKAILMAYHLRADLVVVHPGALVNNSDDRKKRIYLSVESLKEIMDFCQNWNVKIALENTPPGRVGDKLEEIQLIMEIISSKALGICLDTGHYLLNNREIEQGKLNLDKIPINWQAILLHVHLHDNDGMHDLHLLPQEGLFPWTSFISFLREINYQGTLIIEPKENDDLPDYLNRIIAAQDKIRSLYQNH from the coding sequence ATGAATTTAGATTTTGGTATTTCAACCATGGTTTACTACCAAAAGCCAATTGAAAAATTATTACCACACTTAATTAAGAGTAAGATTGATACTATTGAAATAAGACCAAGACAAAACCATTTTCAGCCCCAAGAAATTAGTGAGCTTCTTAAATTAAAAAAGAGGTTAGACCAAAAGAGAATTATAGTTAAAGCGATACATATGCCCATGAATGGAGTGGATGTTTCTCATCCTCAAGAGTATGAAAGGATAAAATCAGTTCGAGAAGTTGAAAAGGCAATACTTATGGCTTACCATTTAAGGGCAGATTTGGTTGTAGTTCATCCCGGAGCGCTAGTGAATAATTCTGATGATAGAAAAAAAAGAATATACTTAAGTGTTGAGAGTTTAAAGGAAATTATGGATTTCTGTCAGAATTGGAACGTAAAAATAGCCCTTGAAAATACACCTCCCGGAAGAGTTGGTGACAAGCTGGAAGAAATTCAACTGATTATGGAAATAATATCTTCCAAAGCTTTAGGAATCTGTCTTGATACTGGTCATTATTTACTAAACAACCGCGAAATAGAGCAGGGGAAATTAAATCTAGATAAAATACCGATTAATTGGCAGGCTATTTTATTACACGTTCACCTTCATGATAATGACGGTATGCATGATTTACATTTGTTACCACAAGAAGGGCTTTTTCCGTGGACTTCTTTTATATCCTTTCTAAGGGAAATAAATTACCAAGGAACTTTAATTATTGAACCAAAAGAAAACGATGATTTACCAGATTATCTTAACAGAATTATTGCAGCCCAAGATAAAATAAGAAGCTTATATCAGAATCATTAA
- the pheS gene encoding phenylalanine--tRNA ligase subunit alpha gives MEKEIKNLIEQFNKRIAAINNKEELKGIKNEYIGRKGLVTQMLKRIASLPAEDKPKAGMLLNQIKEDFQIMITEKDRELLKEESKEDEQIDITIPGRNFISGTIHPIELILKATEEIFLGMGFCIVDGPEIELDYYNFEALNIPKDHPVRDDQDSIYITSDILLRTQTSPMQVRTMENQSPPVRIISTGKCYRRDSIDNTHTPMFHQIEGLAVDKDISLADLKGVIAEFCKQIFGKDRIIRFRPGYFPFVEPGAEVDVSCGLCKGKGCPSCGYSGWLEIMGAGMVHPHVLEMVGYDTEKYTGFAFGMGAERIAMLKYGINDIRLFFENDLRFLTQFK, from the coding sequence TTGGAGAAAGAAATTAAAAATTTAATAGAACAATTCAATAAAAGAATTGCTGCTATAAATAATAAGGAAGAATTGAAGGGTATTAAAAACGAATATATAGGTCGCAAAGGTTTGGTGACTCAAATGTTAAAAAGAATTGCTTCCTTACCAGCAGAAGATAAACCCAAGGCTGGTATGTTGCTCAATCAAATAAAAGAAGACTTTCAAATAATGATAACAGAAAAAGATAGGGAATTATTAAAAGAGGAATCTAAAGAAGATGAGCAGATTGATATTACCATTCCCGGTAGAAACTTTATATCAGGAACTATTCATCCAATTGAACTAATCCTGAAAGCTACTGAAGAAATTTTTCTAGGAATGGGATTTTGTATAGTCGATGGTCCCGAAATTGAACTTGACTATTATAATTTTGAAGCATTAAACATACCTAAAGACCATCCGGTAAGGGATGATCAGGATTCCATTTATATTACGTCGGATATTCTTTTAAGAACTCAAACCTCTCCAATGCAGGTCAGAACAATGGAGAATCAGTCACCTCCAGTAAGAATAATTTCCACCGGAAAATGTTATCGCCGGGATTCTATAGATAATACTCATACTCCAATGTTTCATCAGATAGAGGGATTAGCAGTAGACAAAGATATTTCTCTGGCTGATTTAAAAGGTGTAATAGCAGAATTTTGTAAGCAGATTTTTGGAAAAGATAGAATTATTAGATTTAGACCGGGGTATTTTCCTTTTGTAGAACCAGGAGCTGAGGTTGATGTATCTTGTGGATTGTGTAAGGGTAAAGGTTGCCCATCCTGTGGCTATAGCGGCTGGTTAGAGATTATGGGTGCCGGTATGGTTCATCCACATGTTTTAGAGATGGTTGGCTATGATACTGAAAAATATACTGGTTTTGCCTTTGGAATGGGTGCTGAAAGAATTGCCATGCTTAAATATGGTATTAATGATATTCGTTTATTTTTTGAAAATGATTTGCGCTTCTTAACTCAATTTAAATAG
- the infC gene encoding translation initiation factor IF-3: MNHEIKAQKIRLIGHDGKQLGLVDRETALTEAQKNNLDLVEVSPDASPPVCRIMDYGKYRYMIEKRAKLGKKKQKATALKEIKIRPNIGEHDYDFKKRQIHKFLQDGNRVKVTVMFRGREMKFVESGRELLDRVVAETSEFSKVERKPKLEGRNMTLILISNKNS; this comes from the coding sequence GTGAATCATGAAATTAAAGCCCAAAAAATTCGTTTGATTGGTCATGATGGAAAACAGCTTGGCTTGGTTGATAGAGAAACAGCGTTAACAGAAGCACAAAAAAACAACCTGGATTTAGTGGAGGTGTCCCCTGATGCCAGCCCCCCTGTTTGTCGCATTATGGACTATGGTAAATATCGTTATATGATAGAAAAAAGAGCAAAATTGGGTAAAAAGAAACAGAAGGCTACTGCTCTAAAAGAAATCAAAATACGTCCAAACATTGGAGAGCATGATTATGATTTCAAAAAAAGACAGATTCATAAGTTTTTACAGGATGGCAATCGCGTTAAGGTGACGGTAATGTTCAGGGGGAGGGAAATGAAATTTGTTGAATCTGGTAGAGAGCTTTTAGACCGAGTTGTAGCGGAAACAAGTGAGTTTTCTAAAGTAGAAAGAAAACCGAAATTAGAAGGAAGAAATATGACTTTAATTCTTATTTCTAATAAAAATAGTTAA
- the thrS gene encoding threonine--tRNA ligase: MGKINIILLDVDGRKVNVDSEITFYDLIKQYDSGLAEQALAVKTQNFKKDLFDKPQEGDRIEVITYQSKEGKKIFFHSSSHILAQAVQELYPGTRIAIGPAIEEGFYYDFDSDHTFSPEDFMVIEKKMKELVKKNIPLQKKILKKEDAVRLFEQKGEVYKVELLKEIPEEWVTVYQQGDFIDLCRGPHVPSTRKIKAFKLLSVAGAYWRGDEKNKMLQRIYGISFDSQEALDNYLQLLEEAKRRDHRKIGKDLDLYSFHDEGIGFAFFHPRGMIIRNLLEDYWREEHRKRGYQEIKTPIILNKSLWMQSGHWDHYKENMYFTKIDDQDFAVKPMNCPGGVLIYKNRLHSYKEFPLRIAELGLVHRHELSGVLHGLFRVRSFTQDDAHIYMMPSQIIEEVQNLIDFEGFFYQTFGFDYHIELSTKPENAMGSDEVWDKAINNLKSALDDKGISYKINEGDGAFYGPKIDFHLKDCLGRNWQCGTIQLDFLMPEKFDLYYINPQGEKERPVMLHRTIMGSLERFIGILIEQFAGALPTWIAPVQVKLLPIADRHIEYGKNLVKILTEQNIRVELDENNEKIGAKIRKAEMQKIPYMLIFGDQEVANSSVNIRKRGKGDLGAAAIEQYISLINEEIREKSLP, translated from the coding sequence ATGGGGAAGATTAACATTATACTATTGGACGTGGACGGAAGAAAGGTTAATGTTGATTCAGAAATAACCTTCTATGATCTAATAAAACAATATGATTCCGGATTAGCTGAACAAGCTTTAGCGGTAAAAACTCAAAATTTTAAAAAAGATCTTTTTGATAAACCACAAGAGGGAGATAGGATAGAAGTTATTACTTACCAGAGTAAAGAAGGAAAAAAAATATTTTTTCATAGTTCATCACATATATTGGCACAGGCAGTTCAAGAATTATATCCCGGTACTAGAATTGCTATTGGCCCGGCGATTGAGGAAGGCTTCTATTATGATTTTGATTCAGATCATACCTTTTCTCCCGAAGATTTTATGGTAATTGAAAAGAAGATGAAAGAGCTAGTAAAAAAGAACATTCCTTTGCAAAAGAAGATTTTAAAGAAAGAAGATGCAGTTCGTTTATTTGAACAGAAAGGCGAAGTATATAAGGTAGAATTGTTAAAGGAGATTCCAGAGGAATGGGTAACTGTATACCAACAGGGAGATTTTATTGATTTATGCCGTGGTCCACATGTTCCTTCTACCAGGAAGATAAAAGCATTTAAATTATTAAGTGTGGCTGGTGCTTACTGGCGTGGTGATGAAAAGAATAAAATGTTACAGAGAATATATGGCATATCTTTTGATTCCCAGGAAGCCTTAGATAACTACTTACAATTATTAGAAGAAGCCAAAAGAAGAGATCATCGTAAAATAGGAAAAGATCTTGATTTATATAGTTTTCATGACGAGGGTATTGGTTTTGCATTTTTTCATCCCAGAGGCATGATTATTCGAAATTTACTGGAAGATTATTGGCGAGAAGAGCATCGTAAAAGAGGATATCAGGAGATTAAGACTCCAATTATTCTGAATAAATCATTATGGATGCAATCCGGTCATTGGGATCACTATAAAGAGAATATGTATTTTACCAAAATAGATGATCAGGATTTTGCGGTAAAACCTATGAACTGTCCCGGTGGCGTTCTGATATACAAAAATAGATTGCATAGTTACAAGGAATTTCCTTTAAGGATAGCTGAGTTGGGATTGGTTCATCGTCATGAGTTATCAGGGGTGTTACATGGTTTATTTCGGGTTCGCTCCTTTACTCAGGATGACGCTCATATTTATATGATGCCATCTCAGATAATTGAAGAAGTTCAGAATCTTATTGATTTTGAAGGGTTTTTCTATCAGACTTTTGGATTTGATTATCATATTGAATTAAGCACTAAGCCGGAAAATGCCATGGGTTCTGATGAAGTATGGGATAAGGCTATAAATAATCTGAAAAGTGCTTTAGATGATAAAGGGATTTCTTATAAGATTAATGAGGGCGATGGAGCCTTTTATGGACCTAAAATTGATTTTCATCTTAAGGATTGCCTGGGGAGGAACTGGCAATGTGGTACCATACAGCTTGATTTTCTTATGCCGGAAAAATTTGATCTTTACTATATAAATCCTCAAGGTGAAAAAGAACGACCGGTTATGTTACATAGAACGATTATGGGTAGTTTAGAACGTTTTATAGGTATATTAATTGAACAATTTGCCGGTGCCTTACCTACCTGGATTGCTCCGGTTCAGGTGAAACTGTTACCTATTGCAGATCGACATATTGAATATGGTAAAAACTTAGTAAAGATACTAACTGAGCAGAATATTCGAGTGGAACTTGATGAAAATAATGAAAAAATAGGGGCAAAAATAAGGAAAGCAGAAATGCAGAAAATCCCCTATATGTTAATTTTTGGAGATCAGGAAGTAGCTAATTCATCTGTCAATATCAGAAAGAGAGGGAAAGGTGATTTAGGAGCGGCAGCTATTGAACAATATATTAGCTTGATTAATGAAGAAATTAGGGAAAAATCTCTACCATAA